The following are encoded in a window of Nocardia sp. BMG111209 genomic DNA:
- the hsaD gene encoding 4,5:9,10-diseco-3-hydroxy-5,9,17-trioxoandrosta-1(10),2-diene-4-oate hydrolase, which produces MTPPPEATAAEFATGELTFESTSRYAQVRPDLRLHYHEAGVGNGPTIVLLHGGGPGASSWSNFARNIPVLARDFHVLAVDQPGFGLSDKPIDHPQYFVHSATALRDLLDTLEITGRVHLLGNSLGGGAAVRFALDNPDRAGRLVLMGPGGLSTNLFAPDPTEGVKALGRFNAQPTRENIETFLRIMVFDQSLVTPELVDERFASANTPEALAATRAMGKSFASADFELGMLWREAYKLRQPVLLIWGREDRVNPLDGALVALKTIPRVQLHVFGGCGHWAQLEKFDEFNRLAVDFLTPKEKRA; this is translated from the coding sequence ATGACCCCGCCGCCGGAGGCCACCGCGGCCGAATTCGCGACCGGGGAGCTGACCTTCGAGTCCACCTCCCGGTACGCGCAGGTGCGGCCGGATCTGCGGCTGCACTACCACGAGGCCGGCGTGGGCAACGGCCCCACCATCGTGCTGCTGCACGGCGGTGGACCCGGCGCCTCGTCGTGGTCCAACTTCGCCCGCAACATCCCGGTGCTGGCCCGCGACTTCCACGTGCTGGCGGTGGATCAGCCCGGATTCGGGTTGTCCGACAAGCCGATCGACCATCCGCAGTACTTCGTGCACAGCGCGACCGCGCTGCGGGATCTGCTGGACACCCTGGAGATCACCGGACGGGTGCACCTGCTGGGCAATTCGCTCGGCGGCGGCGCGGCGGTGCGGTTCGCCCTCGACAATCCGGACCGGGCCGGGAGACTCGTGCTGATGGGCCCGGGTGGGTTGAGCACCAACCTGTTCGCTCCCGATCCGACCGAGGGCGTCAAGGCGCTGGGCCGGTTCAACGCGCAGCCGACGCGGGAGAACATCGAGACGTTCCTGCGCATCATGGTGTTCGACCAGTCCCTGGTGACCCCGGAACTGGTGGACGAGCGATTCGCCTCCGCGAACACCCCGGAGGCGCTGGCCGCCACCCGTGCGATGGGAAAGTCGTTCGCCTCGGCCGATTTCGAGCTCGGCATGCTCTGGCGCGAGGCGTACAAGCTGCGCCAGCCGGTGTTGCTGATCTGGGGCCGCGAGGACCGGGTGAACCCGCTCGACGGTGCGCTGGTCGCCCTGAAGACCATCCCGCGGGTGCAGTTGCACGTCTTCGGGGGTTGCGGCCATTGGGCACAATTGGAGAAGTTCGACGAGTTCAACCGGCTGGCAGTGGATTTCCTCACTCCCAAGGAGAAGCGGGCATGA
- a CDS encoding 2-keto-4-pentenoate hydratase has protein sequence MLSDAVRKELADELAVAERDRIPVDPLVIRHPDIDVVDAYEIQLHNIRRRVAGGATVIGHKVGLSSKAMQQMMGVDEPDYGHLLGEMRVFEDADVVASNYLYPRVEVEVGFVLGADLPGAACTEADVLAATVAYAPAIELIDTRIRDWKIALCDTIADNASSAGWVLGPERVDPATLDVTAIDAVLTRNGEVVAEGRSDAVLGDPTVAVAWLARKVASFGVRLRAGDIVLPGSCTRAIDARPGDAFNAEFAGLGSVRVNFQ, from the coding sequence GTGCTGTCCGACGCGGTACGCAAGGAACTGGCCGACGAACTCGCGGTCGCGGAGCGGGATCGGATACCGGTCGACCCGCTGGTGATCCGGCATCCCGACATCGATGTGGTGGACGCCTACGAGATCCAGCTGCACAACATCCGGCGGCGGGTGGCCGGTGGGGCGACGGTGATCGGCCACAAGGTCGGCCTGTCCTCGAAGGCCATGCAGCAGATGATGGGTGTCGACGAGCCCGACTACGGGCATCTGCTCGGCGAGATGCGGGTGTTCGAGGACGCCGATGTCGTCGCGTCGAACTATCTGTACCCGCGGGTGGAGGTCGAGGTCGGTTTCGTCCTCGGCGCGGACCTGCCCGGCGCAGCGTGCACCGAGGCCGACGTGCTGGCCGCGACCGTGGCCTACGCCCCCGCGATCGAACTGATCGACACCCGGATCCGGGACTGGAAGATCGCGCTGTGCGACACCATCGCCGACAACGCCTCCTCGGCCGGCTGGGTGCTCGGCCCCGAGCGGGTCGATCCGGCGACGCTGGACGTCACCGCGATCGATGCCGTGCTGACCCGCAACGGCGAGGTGGTCGCCGAGGGCCGCAGCGATGCCGTACTCGGCGATCCGACGGTGGCGGTGGCGTGGCTGGCCCGCAAGGTCGCCTCCTTCGGGGTGCGGCTGCGCGCCGGTGACATCGTGCTGCCCGGCTCCTGCACCCGCGCGATCGATGCCCGTCCGGGCGATGCCTTCAACGCCGAGTTCGCCGGACTCGGTTCGGTCCGTGTGAATTTTCAGTGA
- the hsaC gene encoding iron-dependent extradiol dioxygenase HsaC, producing MSIKALGYLRIEATDVAAWREYGTKVLGMMASDGADPDSLYLRMDEFAARLVIVPGEHDRLLVAGWEVTDAPALQRLRETLAKAGVAFTEGTEEELAERRVEGMIRFQDPSENTLEAFHGAQYLGRRFVSPHGHRFVTAEQGLGHVVLTCTDDAAAQTFYQDVLGFRLRDSMRLPPQVVGRPADGDPAWLRFYGCNPRHHALAFLPLPNPTGIVHLMVEVENSDDVGLALDRALRKKVKMSATLGRHINDKMLSFYMKTPGGFDIEFGCEGLEVEDESWIARESTAVSLWGHDFSVGFR from the coding sequence ATGAGCATCAAGGCACTCGGCTACCTCCGCATCGAGGCCACCGATGTGGCCGCCTGGCGCGAATACGGCACGAAGGTGCTCGGCATGATGGCGAGCGACGGGGCCGACCCGGACTCGCTCTACCTGCGGATGGACGAGTTCGCCGCCCGCCTGGTGATCGTGCCCGGTGAACACGACCGGCTGCTGGTCGCGGGCTGGGAGGTCACGGATGCGCCCGCGCTGCAACGACTCCGCGAGACCCTGGCCAAGGCCGGGGTGGCGTTCACCGAGGGCACCGAGGAGGAACTCGCCGAACGTCGCGTGGAGGGCATGATCCGCTTCCAGGATCCGTCCGAGAACACGCTGGAGGCGTTCCACGGCGCGCAGTATCTGGGCCGCCGGTTCGTCAGCCCGCACGGACACCGCTTCGTCACCGCCGAACAGGGTCTCGGCCACGTCGTCCTCACCTGCACCGACGACGCCGCGGCACAGACCTTCTACCAGGATGTGCTCGGCTTCCGGCTGCGCGATTCGATGCGGCTGCCCCCGCAGGTCGTCGGCCGCCCCGCCGACGGCGATCCGGCCTGGCTGCGGTTCTACGGCTGCAATCCGCGCCACCACGCGCTGGCGTTCCTGCCGCTGCCGAACCCCACGGGCATCGTGCACCTGATGGTGGAGGTGGAGAACTCCGACGACGTCGGCCTCGCCCTCGACCGCGCGCTGCGCAAGAAGGTGAAGATGTCGGCGACCCTCGGCCGGCACATCAACGACAAGATGCTGTCGTTCTACATGAAGACGCCGGGCGGATTCGACATCGAATTCGGTTGTGAGGGACTGGAAGTCGAGGACGAATCCTGGATCGCCCGGGAGTCGACCGCGGTCAGCCTGTGGGGCCACGACTTCAGCGTCGGATTCCGGTAG
- a CDS encoding acetaldehyde dehydrogenase (acetylating): MSATHKVSAAIVGSGNISTDLLYKLLRSDLIEPRWMIGIDPDSEGLKRARDLGLETSHEGADHLLALPEKPDVLFEATSAYVHRAYAPKYLEAGIRAVDLTPAAVGPAVVPPVNLGSLLDAPNVNMITCGGQATIPIVAAVSRVVTVPYAEIVASVSSVSAGPGTRANIDEFTKTTSRGVETIGGAERGKAIIVLNPAEPPMIMRDTIFCAIPEDADTAAIADSIHRMVADIQQYVPGYRLLNEPQFDEPSVVSGGLAKVSVFVEVEGAGDFLPPYAGNLDIMTAAATRVGEVIADQIISARV; encoded by the coding sequence GTGTCAGCCACGCACAAGGTTTCGGCCGCGATTGTCGGTTCCGGCAACATCAGCACCGACCTGCTCTACAAACTGCTGCGCTCGGATCTGATCGAGCCGCGCTGGATGATCGGGATCGACCCGGACAGTGAGGGTTTGAAGCGCGCCCGCGATCTGGGCCTGGAGACCTCGCACGAGGGCGCCGACCATCTGCTGGCGTTGCCCGAGAAGCCGGATGTGCTGTTCGAGGCCACCTCCGCCTACGTGCACCGCGCCTACGCGCCGAAATACCTCGAGGCCGGTATCCGCGCGGTGGATCTGACCCCCGCCGCCGTCGGCCCCGCGGTGGTGCCGCCGGTGAATCTCGGCTCGCTGCTGGACGCCCCGAACGTCAACATGATCACCTGCGGTGGCCAGGCGACGATCCCGATCGTGGCCGCGGTCTCCCGCGTGGTCACCGTGCCCTACGCCGAGATCGTCGCCTCGGTGTCGTCGGTCTCGGCCGGGCCGGGTACCCGCGCCAACATCGACGAGTTCACCAAGACCACCAGCCGCGGCGTGGAGACTATCGGCGGCGCCGAGCGCGGCAAGGCGATCATCGTCCTGAATCCGGCGGAACCGCCGATGATCATGCGCGACACCATCTTCTGCGCGATCCCGGAGGACGCCGACACCGCCGCGATCGCCGACTCGATCCACCGGATGGTCGCCGACATCCAGCAGTACGTCCCCGGCTACCGGCTGCTGAACGAGCCGCAGTTCGACGAGCCGAGCGTGGTTTCCGGTGGGCTGGCGAAGGTTTCGGTGTTCGTGGAGGTGGAGGGCGCCGGCGATTTCCTGCCGCCCTACGCCGGCAACCTCGACATCATGACCGCCGCCGCCACCCGCGTCGGCGAAGTCATTGCCGACCAGATCATCTCGGCCCGAGTCTAG
- the hsaB gene encoding 3-hydroxy-9,10-secoandrosta-1,3,5(10)-triene-9,17-dione monooxygenase reductase subunit codes for MTDMTSEAVADSGFPEIDARRFRNVLGQFCTGITVITTFDDAHTPVGFACQSFAALSLDPPLVLFCPTKQSRTWAAIEHAGRFCVNVLAEEQRELCARFGSREPDKFAGTAWHTTEFDLPQIDAALAAIECRVDRVVDGGDHHIVIGRVLALAETTESGRPLLFYRGQYTAIEPEKTVPAPWRADLEHFLTTTTLDTWL; via the coding sequence ATGACCGACATGACCTCGGAAGCAGTGGCGGACAGCGGTTTCCCGGAAATCGACGCCCGTCGATTCCGGAACGTGCTGGGGCAGTTCTGCACCGGCATCACCGTGATCACCACGTTCGACGACGCGCACACCCCGGTGGGTTTCGCGTGCCAGTCGTTCGCCGCCCTGTCGCTGGATCCGCCGCTGGTGCTGTTCTGCCCGACCAAACAGTCCCGCACCTGGGCCGCGATCGAGCACGCCGGCCGTTTCTGCGTCAACGTCCTCGCCGAGGAACAACGAGAACTGTGCGCCCGCTTCGGTTCCCGCGAACCCGACAAGTTCGCGGGAACCGCCTGGCACACCACCGAATTCGACCTCCCGCAGATCGACGCGGCCCTGGCCGCCATCGAGTGCCGGGTGGACCGGGTCGTCGACGGCGGCGACCACCACATCGTGATCGGCCGGGTCCTGGCCCTCGCCGAAACCACCGAATCCGGCCGCCCCCTGCTGTTCTACCGCGGCCAATACACCGCCATCGAACCCGAGAAGACCGTCCCCGCCCCCTGGCGCGCGGACCTGGAACATTTCCTCACCACCACCACTCTCGATACCTGGCTCTGA
- a CDS encoding MaoC/PaaZ C-terminal domain-containing protein — protein MPIDPKVALGAALPTQELAWEPSDVQLYHLGLGAGARWTDPRELRYLHDREPQVLPTFATVAGTLRDTEPPRVSYPGIEIDLAKVVHGSQEIVTHRPIPASGKATATGRVAEIWDKGSAAVVVEEISVVGSDGQPLWTARSSIFARGEGGFGGERGPSNKAELPDRAPDFEVLSPTLPQQALLYRMLGDRNPLHSDPEFAHDAGFPDPILHGRCSYGMVCKAATDAVLDSDATRVAGFRARFAGVVYPGETIRSRIWRTGNELVIAATVVERDDAPVLADVVLTVTE, from the coding sequence ATGCCGATTGATCCGAAAGTCGCACTGGGAGCGGCACTTCCGACGCAGGAACTGGCGTGGGAGCCGTCCGACGTGCAGCTGTACCACCTGGGCCTCGGCGCCGGGGCACGCTGGACCGACCCGCGCGAACTGCGTTATCTGCACGACCGCGAGCCGCAGGTGCTGCCCACGTTCGCGACGGTGGCGGGCACGCTGCGCGATACCGAGCCGCCGCGGGTGAGCTATCCCGGCATCGAGATCGATCTCGCGAAGGTGGTGCACGGCAGCCAGGAGATCGTGACGCACCGGCCGATCCCGGCCTCGGGCAAGGCGACCGCGACCGGTCGCGTCGCCGAGATCTGGGACAAGGGTTCGGCCGCGGTGGTGGTGGAGGAGATCAGCGTTGTCGGTTCCGACGGGCAGCCGTTGTGGACGGCCCGCTCCTCCATCTTCGCCAGGGGCGAGGGTGGTTTCGGTGGCGAGCGCGGACCGAGCAACAAGGCCGAACTGCCGGACCGCGCACCGGATTTCGAGGTGCTGTCACCGACGCTGCCGCAGCAGGCGCTGTTGTACCGGATGCTGGGCGACCGCAATCCGCTGCATTCGGATCCGGAATTCGCGCACGACGCCGGATTCCCGGATCCGATCCTGCACGGGCGGTGCTCGTACGGCATGGTCTGCAAGGCCGCCACCGACGCGGTGCTGGACTCCGACGCCACCCGGGTGGCCGGTTTCCGGGCACGCTTCGCGGGTGTGGTCTATCCGGGTGAGACGATCCGCTCGCGGATCTGGCGCACCGGCAACGAGCTGGTCATCGCGGCCACCGTGGTGGAACGCGACGATGCCCCGGTACTCGCGGACGTGGTGCTGACCGTCACCGAGTGA
- the kstD gene encoding 3-oxosteroid 1-dehydrogenase, with protein MFYMSDREYDVVVVGSGAAGMTAALTAAHHGLRAVIIEKAAHYGGSTARSGGGVWIPGNKALVAAGRGDDADREQARTYLHSIIGDVVPKERIDTYIDRGAEAFDFVLAHTPLKMKWVPGYSDYYPEAPGGRGEGRSCEPAPFDAKILGEERFRLEPPYAKAPMNVVVMQADYRRLNLIRRHPIGIMRAVRVGVRTYWAKATGKHLLGMGQAIIAAMRKGLLDANVPLLLETPLTGLIVEDGRVVGVEVRQGDETVRFRAKYGVVLGSGGFEHNAEMRAKYQRQPITTEWTTGAAANTGDGILAGMAIGGAVTCMEDAWWGPTVFKGGRPWFALAERNLPGAIMINAAGKRFGNESAPYVEAVHTMYGGEYGQGEGPGENIPTWLVFDQRYRNRYIFAGLQPGQRFPSRWLADDNIVKADSLAELAQRIGVPAEQLAETVRRFNGFAETGTDADFGRGNSHYDRYYGDPTVKPNPCLAGLVQGPYYAAKTVPGDLGTKGGLVTDPAGRVLREDETVIEGLYASGNCSAPVMGHTYAGPGATIGPAITFGYLAVRDILERTRRAAATAE; from the coding sequence GTGTTCTACATGAGTGATCGGGAATACGACGTGGTGGTGGTCGGCAGCGGCGCCGCCGGCATGACCGCTGCCCTCACCGCCGCCCATCACGGGTTGCGTGCGGTGATCATCGAGAAGGCCGCCCATTACGGCGGGTCCACCGCGCGCAGCGGCGGTGGGGTGTGGATCCCCGGTAACAAGGCCCTCGTGGCCGCGGGCCGCGGTGACGACGCCGATCGCGAGCAGGCCCGCACCTACCTGCACAGCATCATCGGCGACGTGGTGCCCAAGGAACGCATCGACACCTACATCGACCGCGGGGCGGAGGCGTTCGATTTCGTGCTCGCGCACACCCCGTTGAAGATGAAGTGGGTGCCCGGCTACTCCGACTACTATCCCGAGGCCCCCGGCGGCCGCGGCGAGGGCCGCTCGTGCGAGCCCGCGCCGTTCGATGCCAAGATCCTCGGCGAGGAACGGTTCCGGCTCGAACCGCCGTATGCCAAGGCGCCGATGAATGTCGTGGTGATGCAGGCGGATTACCGGCGGCTCAACCTGATCCGCCGCCACCCGATCGGCATCATGCGCGCCGTGCGGGTCGGCGTGCGTACCTACTGGGCGAAGGCCACCGGCAAACATCTGCTGGGCATGGGCCAGGCGATCATCGCGGCCATGCGCAAGGGACTCCTGGACGCGAATGTGCCACTGCTGCTGGAGACTCCGCTGACCGGGCTGATCGTCGAGGACGGCCGGGTGGTGGGGGTCGAGGTCCGTCAGGGCGACGAGACCGTGCGCTTCCGCGCGAAGTACGGCGTGGTGCTCGGCAGCGGCGGATTCGAGCACAACGCGGAGATGCGCGCCAAGTATCAGCGTCAGCCGATCACCACGGAGTGGACCACCGGCGCGGCGGCCAACACCGGCGACGGCATCCTGGCCGGGATGGCGATCGGCGGGGCGGTCACCTGTATGGAGGACGCCTGGTGGGGGCCCACGGTTTTCAAGGGTGGCCGGCCGTGGTTCGCACTGGCCGAACGGAATCTGCCGGGCGCGATCATGATCAACGCCGCGGGCAAGCGATTCGGCAACGAATCGGCGCCGTACGTCGAGGCCGTGCACACGATGTACGGCGGCGAGTACGGGCAGGGCGAGGGACCGGGCGAGAACATCCCGACCTGGCTGGTATTCGACCAGCGCTACCGCAACCGGTACATCTTCGCGGGATTGCAACCGGGACAACGCTTCCCGTCGCGCTGGCTGGCCGACGACAATATCGTGAAGGCCGACAGCCTCGCGGAACTCGCGCAGCGGATCGGCGTACCCGCCGAGCAGTTGGCCGAGACCGTGCGGCGGTTCAACGGATTCGCCGAGACCGGCACCGACGCCGACTTCGGCCGCGGCAACAGCCATTACGACCGCTACTACGGCGATCCGACGGTGAAGCCGAATCCGTGCCTGGCCGGGCTGGTGCAGGGGCCGTACTACGCGGCGAAGACGGTGCCCGGCGACCTCGGCACCAAGGGTGGCCTGGTCACCGATCCGGCCGGGCGGGTGCTGCGCGAGGACGAGACCGTCATCGAGGGCCTGTACGCCTCCGGCAACTGCTCGGCCCCGGTGATGGGCCACACCTACGCCGGTCCCGGCGCGACCATCGGCCCGGCGATCACCTTCGGATATCTGGCGGTGCGCGACATTCTCGAGCGGACGCGGCGGGCCGCCGCCACGGCCGAATAG
- the hsaA gene encoding 3-hydroxy-9,10-secoandrosta-1,3,5(10)-triene-9,17-dione monooxygenase oxygenase subunit, whose protein sequence is MTQEVTERVEALLPALRERAQEAEDLRRIPDESIKGLQEAGFFKLLQPRQWGGYAADPVVFYDTVRTIASACGSTGWVSGIVGVHNWHLALFDQQAQADVWGEDTGVRISSSYAPMGAGVVTDGGYLVNGQWAWSSGSDHAQWTFVGGPVIKDGKPVDFGSFLIPRSDYRIDDVWNVVGLRGTGSNTLVLENVFVPRHRFLSFRAMNELTAPGLQQNSDPVYRMPWGTIHPTTISTPIVGMAYGAYAAHVEHQGKRIRAAYAGEKAKDDPFAKVRIAEAASDIDAAWRQLSGNVADEYALLLADKEIPFDLRVRARRDQVRATGRAIAAIDKLFESSGATALANGTPLQRFWRDAHAGRVHAANDPERAYVMYGTHEFGLPVTDGMV, encoded by the coding sequence ATGACGCAGGAAGTAACGGAACGGGTCGAAGCGTTGCTGCCGGCCCTGCGCGAGCGCGCGCAGGAGGCCGAGGATCTGCGGCGTATTCCCGACGAGTCCATCAAGGGGTTGCAGGAGGCCGGCTTCTTCAAGCTGCTGCAACCGCGCCAGTGGGGCGGCTACGCCGCCGACCCCGTCGTCTTCTACGACACCGTCCGCACGATCGCGAGCGCGTGCGGTTCGACCGGCTGGGTGTCCGGCATCGTCGGTGTGCACAACTGGCATCTGGCGCTGTTCGATCAGCAGGCGCAGGCGGACGTCTGGGGTGAGGACACCGGCGTGCGGATCTCCTCGTCGTATGCCCCGATGGGTGCGGGCGTCGTCACCGACGGCGGCTATCTGGTCAACGGTCAGTGGGCCTGGTCCTCGGGTAGCGATCACGCGCAGTGGACCTTCGTCGGCGGTCCGGTGATCAAGGACGGCAAGCCGGTCGACTTCGGCAGCTTCCTGATCCCGCGCAGCGACTATCGCATCGACGACGTGTGGAACGTGGTCGGTCTGCGCGGCACCGGCTCCAATACGCTGGTGCTGGAGAACGTCTTCGTGCCGCGGCACCGATTCCTCAGCTTCCGGGCGATGAACGAGCTCACCGCGCCGGGCCTGCAACAGAATTCGGATCCGGTGTACAGGATGCCCTGGGGCACGATCCATCCCACCACCATCTCCACGCCGATCGTCGGCATGGCCTACGGCGCGTACGCCGCGCACGTGGAGCATCAGGGCAAGCGGATCCGGGCCGCCTACGCGGGCGAGAAGGCCAAGGACGATCCGTTCGCCAAGGTGCGGATCGCGGAGGCGGCCAGCGATATCGACGCCGCGTGGCGTCAGCTGTCCGGCAACGTGGCCGACGAGTACGCATTGCTGCTGGCGGACAAGGAGATTCCGTTCGACCTGCGGGTGCGGGCGCGCCGCGACCAGGTCCGCGCCACCGGCCGCGCGATCGCCGCCATCGACAAGCTGTTCGAGAGCTCGGGCGCCACCGCGCTGGCGAACGGCACTCCGCTGCAACGGTTCTGGCGCGACGCGCACGCCGGCCGGGTGCACGCCGCCAACGATCCCGAGCGCGCCTACGTGATGTACGGCACCCACGAGTTCGGGCTGCCCGTCACCGACGGGATGGTCTGA
- a CDS encoding Rieske 2Fe-2S domain-containing protein produces MAETTPRPGGKVREIDVGSMPTRYARGWHCLGTVAGFRDGKPHAIEAFGTKLVVWADSSGDLKVLDAYCRHLGGDLSMGEIKGDSIACPFHDWRWGGNGRCTAIPYARRVPPLARTRSWTTLERNGQLYVWHDHEGNPPPDEVTIPYIEGPYTTADGAPSEQLGERWTEWTWETIHIEGANCREIIDNVVDMAHFFYIHYAFPTYFKNVFEGHVATQYLETKGRPDVGMAAKYGGESLLQSEASYFGPSYMINPLVNSYGGYEIKILLINCHYPVTQNSFVLQYGLSVEKPAGVDDETADKLAASMTKFFGDGFLQDVEIWKHKSKIDNPLLCEEDGPVYQLRRWYDQFYVDVADVDPKMVQRFEFEVDTTKANEAWEREVADNMRRRAEQSSEQEASA; encoded by the coding sequence ATGGCAGAGACAACACCGCGGCCGGGCGGGAAGGTACGTGAGATCGATGTCGGATCCATGCCCACCCGCTACGCGCGCGGTTGGCATTGCCTCGGTACGGTCGCGGGGTTCCGGGACGGCAAGCCGCACGCCATCGAGGCGTTCGGGACCAAACTCGTCGTCTGGGCCGACAGTTCCGGCGATCTGAAGGTGCTCGACGCGTACTGCCGGCACCTCGGCGGCGATCTCAGCATGGGTGAGATCAAGGGCGATTCGATCGCGTGCCCGTTCCACGACTGGCGCTGGGGCGGCAACGGCCGCTGTACCGCGATCCCCTATGCCCGCCGGGTACCGCCGCTGGCCCGCACCCGCTCGTGGACCACCCTCGAGCGCAACGGGCAGCTGTACGTATGGCACGACCACGAGGGCAATCCGCCGCCGGACGAGGTGACGATCCCCTACATCGAGGGGCCGTACACCACCGCCGACGGCGCGCCGAGCGAACAACTCGGCGAGCGCTGGACCGAGTGGACCTGGGAGACCATCCACATCGAGGGCGCCAACTGCCGCGAGATCATCGACAACGTGGTCGACATGGCGCACTTCTTCTACATCCACTACGCGTTCCCGACCTACTTCAAGAACGTGTTCGAGGGTCATGTCGCCACCCAGTACCTGGAGACCAAGGGCCGGCCCGACGTCGGCATGGCCGCCAAGTACGGCGGGGAGTCGCTGTTGCAGTCGGAGGCGTCCTATTTCGGGCCGTCGTACATGATCAACCCGCTGGTCAACAGCTACGGCGGCTACGAGATCAAGATCCTGCTGATCAACTGCCACTATCCGGTCACGCAGAACTCGTTCGTGCTGCAGTACGGCCTCAGCGTCGAGAAGCCGGCGGGCGTCGACGACGAGACCGCCGACAAACTCGCCGCCAGCATGACCAAGTTCTTCGGCGACGGCTTCCTGCAGGACGTGGAGATCTGGAAGCACAAGTCCAAGATCGACAATCCGCTGCTCTGCGAGGAGGACGGCCCGGTCTACCAGCTGCGCCGCTGGTACGACCAGTTCTACGTCGACGTCGCCGACGTCGATCCGAAGATGGTGCAGCGCTTCGAATTCGAGGTCGACACCACCAAGGCCAACGAGGCCTGGGAGCGCGAGGTCGCCGACAACATGCGCCGCCGCGCGGAGCAGTCCTCCGAGCAGGAGGCGAGCGCCTGA
- the dmpG gene encoding 4-hydroxy-2-oxovalerate aldolase: MPYSQEIDIRITDTSLRDGSHHKRHQFTADEVRGIVGALDAAGVPVIEVTHGDGLGGSSFNYGFSKTPEQELITLAAETAKQAKIAVLMLPGVGVKEDIKISQDHGASIVRIATHCTEADVSIQHFGLARELGLETVGFLMMAHTQPPEVLAKQARIMADAGCQCVYVVDSAGAMVLEQVSDRVAALVTELGDDAMVGFHGHENLDLGCANSIFAIRAGAHQIDGSTRRFGAGAGNTPVEALVGVCDKIGVKTGIDFFAIANAAEDVVRPVMPQECLLDRQSLMMGYAGVYSSFLKHAERQAERYGVSAADMLVRAGQRKLVGGQEDQLIDIALELQREKQSATA; this comes from the coding sequence ATGCCCTACTCCCAGGAAATCGATATCCGCATCACCGACACCTCGCTGCGCGACGGGTCGCATCACAAGCGGCACCAGTTCACCGCCGACGAGGTCCGCGGCATCGTCGGCGCGCTGGACGCCGCCGGGGTGCCGGTCATCGAGGTCACCCACGGCGACGGCCTCGGCGGTTCCTCGTTCAACTACGGTTTCTCGAAAACCCCCGAGCAGGAACTGATCACGCTCGCCGCCGAGACCGCGAAGCAGGCGAAGATCGCCGTCCTGATGCTCCCGGGCGTGGGCGTCAAGGAGGACATCAAGATCTCCCAGGACCACGGCGCCTCGATCGTCCGCATCGCGACCCACTGCACCGAGGCCGACGTCTCGATCCAGCATTTCGGCCTGGCCCGCGAACTCGGTTTGGAGACGGTCGGTTTCCTGATGATGGCCCACACCCAGCCCCCCGAGGTCCTGGCGAAGCAGGCCCGCATCATGGCCGACGCCGGCTGCCAGTGCGTGTACGTGGTCGACTCCGCCGGCGCGATGGTCCTGGAACAGGTCTCCGACCGCGTCGCGGCCCTGGTCACCGAACTCGGCGACGACGCCATGGTCGGCTTCCACGGCCACGAGAATCTCGACCTGGGCTGCGCCAACTCGATTTTCGCGATCCGCGCCGGCGCCCACCAGATCGACGGCAGCACCCGCCGGTTCGGCGCGGGCGCGGGCAACACCCCGGTCGAGGCCCTCGTGGGCGTCTGCGACAAGATCGGCGTCAAGACCGGCATCGACTTCTTCGCCATCGCCAACGCCGCCGAGGACGTGGTCCGCCCGGTGATGCCCCAGGAATGCCTGCTGGACCGCCAATCCCTGATGATGGGCTACGCGGGCGTCTACTCCAGCTTCCTCAAGCACGCCGAGCGCCAGGCCGAACGCTACGGCGTCTCCGCCGCCGACATGCTGGTCCGCGCCGGCCAACGCAAACTGGTCGGCGGCCAGGAGGACCAGCTCATCGATATCGCCCTCGAACTGCAGCGGGAAAAGCAGTCCGCCACGGCCTGA